One Vicinamibacteria bacterium genomic region harbors:
- a CDS encoding exodeoxyribonuclease VII small subunit: MTSETPDDAVRPKDFEEALASLETIVKELEQGELSLESSLQRYEQGVRLARFCASKLEEAEKRIEILQVNEKGEPKRDATGALRKAPIDLGENE; encoded by the coding sequence ATGACGAGTGAGACCCCAGACGATGCAGTGAGACCGAAAGATTTCGAGGAGGCGCTCGCGAGTCTGGAGACCATCGTCAAAGAGCTCGAGCAGGGTGAGCTCAGCCTCGAGTCGTCGCTCCAACGCTACGAGCAGGGGGTGAGGCTCGCGCGATTCTGCGCTTCCAAGCTGGAAGAGGCAGAGAAGCGAATCGAGATTCTCCAGGTGAACGAGAAGGGTGAGCCGAAACGGGACGCCACCGGTGCTCTGCGCAAGGCTCCGATCGACTTGGGAGAGAATGAGTAA
- a CDS encoding farnesyl diphosphate synthase, protein MSKLDVLTDERSFDRYRSERAARIETYLDDYLPAEDTPPATISRAVRYSLFAGGKRLRPILVIASAESVGGNLDDALPAAAALEMIHTYSLIHDDLPAMDDDSLRRGQPTSHVVFGEAIAILAGDALQTHAFRVLAAPRGGSRVPPERRLRAVAVLAEAAGASGMVGGQVADLESERRPADAETLEFIHRHKTGALIRAAAEMGALMGGANESVVGRLRQFGEEIGLAFQIVDDILDVEGSSAVLGKSPGKDEKAGKTTYPRVHGIDAARIRAKELTESALSRVAALGEAAHPLVALARRAVNRTC, encoded by the coding sequence ATGAGTAAGCTCGACGTTCTCACCGACGAGCGAAGTTTCGACCGCTACCGAAGCGAGCGGGCGGCACGGATCGAGACTTATCTCGACGACTACCTACCGGCGGAAGACACGCCGCCAGCGACGATCTCGCGCGCCGTGCGCTACAGTCTCTTCGCCGGAGGCAAGCGGCTGCGGCCCATTCTCGTGATTGCCTCGGCAGAAAGCGTCGGCGGGAATCTCGATGACGCCCTCCCCGCCGCCGCCGCTCTCGAGATGATCCATACCTATTCGCTCATCCACGACGACTTACCCGCCATGGATGACGACTCTCTCCGGCGAGGGCAGCCCACGTCGCACGTGGTGTTCGGCGAGGCAATCGCGATCCTCGCGGGTGATGCGCTGCAAACCCATGCGTTCCGCGTTCTTGCCGCGCCGCGGGGAGGCTCCCGAGTCCCGCCCGAGCGGCGCCTTCGTGCCGTGGCGGTGCTTGCCGAGGCCGCGGGGGCCTCGGGAATGGTGGGCGGCCAGGTCGCGGACCTCGAGTCGGAGCGGAGGCCTGCGGACGCGGAGACGCTGGAGTTCATCCATCGTCACAAGACCGGGGCGCTGATTCGTGCCGCCGCGGAGATGGGCGCGCTGATGGGAGGCGCCAACGAGAGTGTCGTGGGACGTCTGAGACAGTTTGGAGAAGAGATCGGCCTCGCTTTTCAGATCGTCGACGACATCCTGGACGTCGAGGGGAGCTCGGCAGTGTTGGGCAAATCTCCGGGCAAGGACGAGAAGGCGGGGAAGACGACGTACCCGCGCGTCCATGGCATCGATGCCGCGAGAATCCGCGCGAAGGAGCTGACCGAGAGTGCGCTCTCCCGTGTCGCCGCGTTGGGTGAAGCGGCTCACCCGCTCGTGGCCCTCGCCCGCCGCGCCGTGAATCGAACCTGCTGA
- the xseA gene encoding exodeoxyribonuclease VII large subunit → MSRSSDNRTVFSVSELTREIKLNLETSFNNLWVVGELSNVSRPPSGHLYFTLKDQNAQLPAVMFRSATRHLRFQPGDGLAVLVWGHLTVYEPRGAYQIRVERMEPRGKGALQIAFEQLKEKLAKEGLFDAARKRALPLLPRRIGIVTSPTGAAIRDICRVLHRRFPNLEVLVYPAQVQGDIAAAEISQGIRVLNRLGGFDALIVARGGGSFEDLWSFNEESVARAIASSDIPVVSAVGHEIDFTISDFVADVRAPTPSAAAEMVVERKVHLVERVSRLQGGLDRAIAGRMAELRARTNRIVSHRAFAAALHAFEMKAQKLDEVVYRGRAILDRRLSGLERQLAILARRLEAKRLDRQIAEARAGLERRVARLGSAGARMLQRTGRSIAELVAKLETLSPLAVLGRGYGLVWSAQGKLLRDAAEVTLGEALQIDLHRGSLGCRVENIRPQAEKETDDE, encoded by the coding sequence ATGAGTCGCTCGAGCGATAATCGGACTGTTTTCTCCGTCAGCGAGCTCACTCGGGAGATCAAGCTGAACCTCGAGACCAGCTTCAACAACCTGTGGGTGGTCGGAGAATTGTCCAACGTCAGCCGGCCCCCTTCCGGTCACCTCTACTTCACTCTCAAGGACCAGAATGCGCAGCTTCCCGCGGTCATGTTTCGCAGCGCCACCCGTCACCTTCGGTTCCAGCCAGGTGACGGGCTCGCGGTCCTTGTCTGGGGACACCTGACCGTCTACGAACCGCGAGGTGCGTACCAGATTCGAGTGGAGCGAATGGAGCCGCGAGGAAAAGGCGCTCTCCAGATCGCCTTCGAGCAGCTCAAGGAAAAGCTCGCCAAGGAAGGCCTCTTCGACGCCGCCCGCAAGAGAGCGCTCCCGCTCCTTCCCCGTCGCATCGGGATCGTGACCTCGCCCACGGGAGCGGCCATCCGTGACATCTGTCGCGTGCTGCATCGCCGGTTCCCGAATCTGGAAGTGCTGGTCTACCCCGCCCAGGTCCAGGGAGATATCGCCGCCGCAGAGATCTCTCAGGGCATCCGCGTGCTGAACCGCCTTGGCGGGTTCGACGCTCTCATCGTGGCTCGCGGGGGCGGGTCCTTCGAGGATCTCTGGTCATTCAACGAAGAGTCGGTCGCGCGCGCCATCGCGTCTTCGGACATCCCCGTCGTTTCCGCGGTGGGTCACGAGATCGACTTTACCATCTCCGATTTCGTCGCCGATGTGCGCGCCCCTACCCCGTCAGCGGCCGCGGAGATGGTCGTGGAAAGGAAGGTGCATCTCGTCGAGCGCGTGAGCCGTCTCCAAGGGGGGCTGGATCGAGCGATCGCCGGAAGGATGGCCGAGCTCCGGGCCCGGACGAATCGCATCGTCTCCCATCGTGCTTTCGCTGCCGCCCTGCACGCGTTCGAAATGAAGGCACAAAAACTCGACGAGGTCGTTTACCGCGGCCGAGCCATTCTCGACCGCCGCTTGTCCGGCCTCGAGCGACAGCTGGCGATCCTCGCGAGGCGTCTCGAGGCGAAGCGACTGGACCGCCAAATCGCTGAAGCACGGGCTGGGCTGGAGAGGCGGGTCGCTCGTCTCGGCAGCGCGGGTGCGAGGATGCTGCAGAGAACCGGTCGTTCGATCGCCGAGCTAGTCGCCAAGCTCGAAACTCTCTCACCACTCGCGGTACTGGGTCGGGGTTATGGCCTTGTGTGGTCGGCTCAAGGTAAGCTCTTGCGAGACGCGGCTGAGGTCACCCTGGGCGAGGCATTACAGATCGATCTTCATCGGGGAAGTCTCGGCTGCCGCGTGGAGAACATCCGGCCACAGGCGGAGAAGGAGACCGATGACGAGTGA
- a CDS encoding TlyA family RNA methyltransferase → MGRQRADRLVVERGLAPTREQARRLILAGEVLADDEPVDKPGALVREDTSLRLRRPRKPYVGRGGEKLEGALEAFSLDVRGLVALDVGASTGGFTDCLLRYGARSVTALDVGKGQLDWKLYSDPRVRVVEGKNARYLSPGDLDLRFDIVTVDVSFISLTKVLPALVPLVNDQGLILALVKPQFELSPESIERGGLVTVKEHQVQAIVNVAVRASELGLAVRDMVVAPIKGVKGNQEFFLLTQKSPRRGLEPRAIEERSRRVVGMSS, encoded by the coding sequence ATGGGACGACAGCGAGCGGACCGACTGGTCGTCGAGCGGGGGCTGGCGCCGACCCGCGAGCAAGCGAGACGGCTCATTCTCGCCGGTGAGGTTCTCGCCGACGACGAACCGGTCGACAAGCCCGGCGCGCTCGTCCGCGAAGATACCTCGCTCCGGCTCCGCCGCCCGAGGAAACCGTACGTGGGCCGGGGTGGTGAGAAGCTAGAAGGTGCCCTCGAGGCGTTTTCTCTCGACGTGCGGGGTCTCGTGGCTCTCGACGTCGGAGCCTCGACCGGGGGCTTCACCGACTGCTTGCTTCGATACGGAGCCCGGTCCGTCACCGCGCTCGATGTGGGAAAGGGACAGCTCGATTGGAAGCTCTACTCCGATCCCCGAGTTCGCGTCGTCGAAGGCAAGAACGCTCGTTATCTCAGCCCTGGCGACCTGGACCTTCGTTTCGACATCGTGACGGTGGACGTGTCGTTCATTTCCCTCACGAAGGTCCTTCCGGCGTTGGTCCCCCTGGTGAACGACCAGGGGTTGATTCTCGCGCTGGTGAAACCACAGTTCGAGCTGTCTCCCGAGTCCATCGAGCGAGGAGGACTGGTTACCGTGAAGGAGCACCAGGTCCAGGCGATCGTGAACGTCGCGGTCCGGGCGAGCGAGCTCGGCCTTGCGGTGCGCGATATGGTCGTCGCCCCCATCAAGGGCGTGAAGGGGAACCAGGAGTTCTTCCTTTTGACACAAAAATCCCCGCGAAGGGGGCTCGAGCCCCGGGCGATCGAAGAGCGGTCTCGTCGGGTCGTAGGGATGAGCTCGTGA
- a CDS encoding TIGR00282 family metallophosphoesterase: protein MRLLVAGDVVGKAGRKILRAGLALMRQRDDYDLVVVNVENAAAGFGITPDIAGKFFSLGIDVLTTGNHVWDKKEILAHMDDEPRLLRPVNYPDGCPGNGTYVATTRSGAAVAVVNLQGRVFMPLIDCPFRAIDRELEALRDRTPIVLVDLHAEATSEKMALSWYLDGRVSAVVGTHTHVPTADERILPKGTAYITDLGMCGAYDSVIGIEPATSLPRFLTAMPTKFEPASRNPWMCGVVIDVDDSTGLARSIERFKLTESDVG from the coding sequence GTGAGGCTCCTCGTCGCCGGCGACGTCGTCGGGAAGGCCGGCCGCAAGATCTTGAGAGCCGGCCTCGCCCTCATGCGGCAACGAGACGACTACGATCTGGTCGTGGTCAACGTGGAGAACGCCGCCGCCGGCTTCGGTATCACGCCCGACATCGCGGGGAAGTTTTTCTCGCTGGGTATCGATGTGCTCACCACGGGAAACCATGTTTGGGACAAAAAAGAGATCCTCGCGCACATGGACGATGAGCCGCGTCTCTTGCGGCCGGTGAACTACCCCGATGGCTGTCCGGGAAACGGAACTTACGTCGCGACCACCCGCTCGGGCGCGGCCGTCGCCGTCGTGAACTTGCAGGGGCGCGTCTTCATGCCCCTCATCGACTGCCCGTTTCGGGCCATCGATCGCGAGCTCGAAGCCTTGAGGGACAGGACCCCAATCGTCCTGGTCGACTTGCACGCCGAGGCGACCTCGGAAAAGATGGCGCTGTCCTGGTACCTGGACGGCCGGGTATCGGCGGTGGTCGGTACTCACACGCACGTGCCGACGGCAGACGAGCGCATTCTCCCCAAAGGGACCGCCTACATTACCGATCTCGGGATGTGCGGCGCGTACGATTCCGTGATCGGCATCGAGCCCGCGACCTCCCTGCCCCGATTCCTCACCGCGATGCCGACGAAGTTCGAGCCGGCGAGCAGAAATCCCTGGATGTGTGGGGTTGTCATCGACGTAGACGATTCCACCGGACTTGCCCGAAGCATCGAACGGTTCAAGCTCACCGAGTCGGATGTCGGCTAG
- a CDS encoding NAD(+)/NADH kinase yields the protein MKTTQLEPKKTAIVAKVHAKEVGSVVRTLTKWLRERGIEPYLESALAAKAKNGTSFSLDRMPRDLDMCIVLGGDGTLLSVARAMRSRQIPILGVNLGSLGFLTDVALKNLYSVLESILQGKVTIDERSMLAAELVRKGEVIATENVLNDVVITKGAIARIIELAVDIDGFFVAILRADGVIVSTPTGSTAYSLAAGGPVLQPNLGAMVLTPICPHTLTYRPVVISDRARVELALRGEMGEVYATFDGQSSEPLEPGDILRVRKSRFSVKLVSAPETNYFHVLRHKLRWAERPRGRRSTPPPKP from the coding sequence GTGAAGACCACGCAGCTAGAACCGAAGAAGACGGCCATCGTCGCCAAGGTACATGCGAAGGAAGTGGGGAGCGTGGTGCGGACTCTCACCAAATGGCTTCGCGAGCGCGGGATCGAGCCGTACCTGGAGTCGGCGCTTGCCGCGAAAGCAAAAAACGGCACGTCCTTCTCCCTCGACCGCATGCCGCGCGACCTCGACATGTGCATCGTGCTCGGCGGCGACGGCACGTTGCTGTCGGTCGCCCGCGCCATGCGATCGAGGCAGATCCCGATCCTCGGCGTGAACCTGGGCAGCCTGGGATTCTTGACCGACGTCGCCCTCAAGAACCTCTACTCCGTTCTCGAGTCCATCCTGCAGGGGAAGGTGACGATCGACGAGCGCTCGATGCTCGCGGCCGAGCTGGTGCGGAAAGGGGAGGTCATCGCGACCGAGAACGTCCTGAACGACGTCGTGATCACCAAAGGCGCCATTGCTCGCATCATCGAGCTCGCGGTCGACATCGACGGTTTCTTCGTTGCCATTCTGCGCGCCGACGGAGTCATCGTATCGACGCCGACGGGCTCGACCGCGTACTCTCTCGCCGCCGGCGGCCCGGTCCTCCAACCCAACCTCGGGGCGATGGTGCTCACTCCCATTTGCCCCCACACCCTCACCTACCGACCCGTCGTCATCTCGGATCGGGCCAGGGTCGAGCTCGCGCTGCGGGGCGAAATGGGCGAGGTATACGCTACGTTCGACGGACAATCGAGCGAGCCGCTCGAGCCGGGAGACATCCTACGCGTGCGAAAGAGCCGCTTTTCCGTCAAGCTCGTGAGCGCACCGGAGACCAACTACTTCCATGTCCTCCGGCACAAGCTCCGCTGGGCCGAGCGGCCGAGAGGCCGCCGCTCGACACCGCCGCCGAAGCCTTAG
- the lon gene encoding endopeptidase La — protein MEIETREGQEPLQIPDSLPVLPLRDIVIFPFMIVPLYVSRDRSVKAVDSALSENRMICLVAQKEQERENPEVEDLHRIGTVAVIMRMLKLPDGRIRVLVQGMNRAQVEGFPQSDPFFLAKLTPISEAPIEEDSLELEALMRNVKEALEKSVNLGKAISPEVMVIAANLEDPGRLADLAVSNLDLKVDAAQVILETVDPIERLKKVHELIAKEIEVLTMQQQINSQAQGEMDRSQREYFLRQQLKAIQSELGEGNELAEEVRQLRSKARKSRMPNEVYKEVGRQISKLERMHPDAAETATLRNYLECMVNLPWSRTSRDNLDLKGARAILDEDHYGLDRIKERILEYLAVRKLKKKMKGPILCFVGPPGVGKTSLGRSIARAVGRKFQRISLGGVRDEAEVRGHRRTYVGSMPGRIIQGIQQSGTSNPVFMLDEVDKIGADYRGDPSSALLEVLDPEQNHTFRDNYLGVPFDLSNVLFIATANQLDPIQPAFLDRMEVIQLTGYTEEEKLQIAKRHLVPKQLEENGLGSQQITFSDEALKNIVNQYTREAGLRSLEREISQVCRKVARKVAEGRDKIIRITAANLATFLGPPKNMGEDTLDKDQVGVATGLAWTPTGGDVLFVEATAMKGKGELILTGTLGDVMRESARAALSYARSRAAAFQIDEGFFGTHDIHVHIPEGAIPKDGPSAGITMALAMISVLTNTPIRRNVALTGEITLRGNVLPVGGIKEKVLAARRAKLDTVVLPQLNRRDIDDLPNYVKRDLEFRLVEKVDEVLEAALIDGAKILHLQSRRANVARRSASSRSTRTALR, from the coding sequence ATGGAAATCGAGACCCGTGAGGGGCAAGAGCCTCTCCAGATTCCCGACTCGCTCCCGGTTCTTCCGCTCCGGGACATCGTCATCTTCCCGTTCATGATCGTCCCCCTCTACGTCAGTCGTGACCGGTCGGTCAAGGCGGTCGATTCGGCTCTATCAGAGAACCGCATGATATGTCTCGTCGCCCAGAAGGAACAGGAGCGCGAGAATCCCGAGGTCGAAGACCTTCATCGAATCGGGACGGTGGCGGTGATCATGAGAATGCTGAAGCTGCCCGACGGACGCATCCGGGTGCTCGTACAGGGCATGAACCGCGCGCAGGTGGAGGGATTCCCTCAGTCCGACCCCTTTTTCCTCGCGAAGCTGACACCGATCTCGGAAGCGCCGATCGAGGAAGATTCGCTCGAGCTCGAAGCGTTGATGCGCAACGTGAAGGAAGCTCTGGAAAAGTCCGTCAACCTGGGAAAGGCGATCTCCCCCGAGGTCATGGTCATCGCCGCCAACCTCGAAGATCCGGGACGGCTCGCCGATCTGGCGGTTTCGAATCTGGATCTCAAAGTGGACGCCGCACAGGTCATCCTCGAGACGGTGGATCCCATCGAGCGGCTGAAGAAGGTCCACGAGCTCATCGCCAAGGAGATCGAGGTCCTCACGATGCAGCAGCAAATCAACTCCCAGGCTCAGGGCGAAATGGACCGCAGCCAGAGGGAGTATTTCCTCAGACAGCAGCTCAAGGCGATTCAGAGTGAGCTGGGCGAAGGGAACGAGCTTGCCGAAGAGGTACGGCAGTTGCGCAGCAAAGCACGAAAATCTCGCATGCCGAACGAGGTCTACAAGGAAGTCGGCCGGCAGATTTCCAAGCTCGAGCGCATGCATCCCGACGCCGCGGAGACGGCGACGCTCAGGAATTACTTGGAGTGCATGGTCAATCTGCCCTGGAGTCGAACGAGCCGCGACAATCTCGACCTAAAGGGCGCTCGCGCCATCCTCGACGAGGACCACTATGGCCTGGACCGCATCAAGGAACGCATCCTGGAATATCTGGCGGTTCGGAAGCTCAAGAAAAAGATGAAAGGCCCCATTCTCTGTTTCGTCGGTCCGCCGGGCGTAGGCAAGACCTCGCTGGGCCGATCGATCGCCCGCGCGGTGGGCCGGAAGTTCCAGCGCATCTCTCTGGGCGGCGTTCGAGACGAGGCGGAGGTCCGGGGACATCGACGCACTTACGTCGGGTCGATGCCCGGTCGAATCATCCAGGGAATCCAGCAATCGGGAACGTCGAATCCGGTGTTCATGCTCGACGAAGTGGACAAGATAGGTGCTGACTATCGAGGCGACCCGAGCTCCGCTCTTCTGGAAGTGCTCGATCCCGAGCAGAACCATACGTTTCGTGACAACTATCTCGGCGTACCGTTCGACCTCTCGAACGTTCTCTTCATCGCAACCGCCAACCAGCTCGATCCCATCCAACCGGCCTTTCTCGATCGGATGGAGGTGATCCAGCTCACGGGATATACCGAAGAGGAGAAGCTACAGATCGCCAAGCGCCACCTCGTACCGAAGCAGCTCGAGGAGAACGGCCTCGGCTCCCAACAGATCACCTTCAGCGACGAGGCCCTCAAGAACATCGTCAATCAATACACTCGTGAGGCGGGCCTGAGGAGCCTCGAGCGTGAGATCTCGCAGGTCTGCAGAAAAGTGGCGAGGAAGGTCGCCGAAGGCCGTGACAAGATCATACGTATCACCGCGGCGAATCTCGCCACGTTCCTCGGCCCTCCGAAGAACATGGGCGAGGACACGCTCGACAAGGATCAGGTCGGGGTGGCCACCGGGCTCGCCTGGACGCCGACCGGCGGCGACGTGCTCTTCGTCGAGGCGACGGCGATGAAAGGCAAAGGCGAGCTCATTCTCACCGGAACGCTGGGCGACGTCATGAGAGAGTCGGCCCGCGCTGCGCTGTCCTATGCGCGATCCCGGGCAGCGGCCTTCCAGATCGACGAGGGTTTCTTCGGCACTCACGACATCCACGTGCACATCCCCGAGGGCGCAATCCCCAAAGACGGGCCGTCCGCTGGGATTACGATGGCGCTGGCGATGATCTCGGTCCTGACCAATACCCCCATCCGGCGGAACGTGGCGCTGACCGGAGAGATAACGCTTCGAGGCAATGTGCTCCCCGTCGGCGGTATCAAAGAAAAAGTCCTGGCGGCGCGCCGGGCGAAGCTCGATACCGTGGTCCTCCCCCAGCTCAACCGCAGGGACATCGACGATCTGCCAAATTACGTCAAGCGAGACCTCGAGTTCCGGCTCGTCGAAAAAGTCGACGAGGTGCTCGAGGCGGCCCTCATCGATGGCGCCAAGATTCTTCACCTGCAATCCCGGCGGGCGAATGTGGCGCGACGCTCGGCATCTTCACGGAGCACGCGGACGGCGCTCCGGTGA